A region from the Mesorhizobium sp. J8 genome encodes:
- the mgtA gene encoding magnesium-translocating P-type ATPase, whose product MPGDERPANHFSSHVEPAYWSLETGELIGRLETSTSGLLSVDAAVRLAKFGRNELAPRSGGTALSVFARQFRSPLVLILVFAAAVSAFVGEGHEAAIIGVIVLASCVLSFTQEYGASRAMEALRNRISRKATVLRDGFERAVNVEEIVPGDVVWLSAGNLIPVDGVILESRDLNVSESVLTGETFPVVKSAGRSAPEAGIAQRSNAVFTGTSVRSGTAKVLAVATGVRTEFASIAEALERRIPETEFARGIRMFGYLMTEIMLVIVILVFFANVMLSRPFIESLLFSLALAVGLTPELLPAIISVTLARGARTMAAGGVIVRRLDAIENLGSMDLLCTDKTGTLTEGVIHLDGWFDIEGNSSTDVLLFARLNATLQTGLKNPLDEAIASAPQEDLFGFIKIDEIPYDFVRKRLSIAVQDSKREQILITKGAVQNVLDACGFVQGSHSLTPLGATEREAIDERFRSWSAQGYRVLGLATRRFQGKAGFSRDDETEMAFAGFLLFLDPPKEGVRETLSALADRGIGVKVISGDNRYVAAHLAEAVGLRADRIMTGEDLSKLTKNGLLAGVRNTDLFVEIDPNQKERIVEALRRNGHVVGYLGDGINDAPALHEADIGISVDTAVDVAREAADIILLKRDLGVLVRGVDDGRKTFANTMKYISITTSANFGNMISMAAASLYLPFLPLLAKQILLNNFLSDIPSLAIAGDNVDVEQLRRPRHWDIHFVRRFMVSFGLVSSAFDFATFAFLLLAAHAEAATFQTAWFIESVLTQLAILFIVRTRMRPWNSRPSRVLAGLALCVGVIAIAIPYAPFANWFGFGPLAGSVLTGLVAITALYVIVSEITKGLLFDHGSRGKPGRRVPGSNPRRAASIRIPG is encoded by the coding sequence ATTCCAGGTGACGAGCGGCCGGCCAACCACTTTTCCAGCCATGTCGAGCCCGCATACTGGTCGCTCGAAACGGGGGAACTGATCGGCCGGTTGGAGACCTCCACTTCCGGCCTGCTCAGCGTCGATGCGGCAGTCCGGCTGGCCAAATTCGGTCGCAATGAACTGGCGCCCCGGTCCGGCGGAACGGCGCTAAGCGTGTTCGCGCGGCAGTTTCGCAGCCCGTTGGTCTTGATCCTGGTCTTTGCTGCTGCCGTTTCGGCGTTCGTCGGAGAGGGGCATGAGGCTGCAATCATCGGCGTGATCGTGCTTGCCAGCTGCGTTCTCAGCTTCACTCAGGAATATGGCGCCTCGCGAGCGATGGAGGCGCTGCGGAACCGAATCTCCCGAAAGGCGACCGTGCTTCGGGACGGCTTCGAACGCGCCGTCAATGTCGAGGAGATCGTTCCCGGCGACGTCGTCTGGCTGTCGGCTGGCAATCTGATCCCCGTCGACGGCGTCATCCTGGAGTCGCGGGATCTCAATGTCAGCGAATCCGTTCTGACCGGCGAGACTTTTCCCGTCGTGAAGTCCGCCGGCCGCTCCGCGCCCGAAGCCGGCATCGCGCAACGTAGCAACGCCGTGTTCACCGGCACCTCCGTTCGCAGCGGAACGGCAAAGGTGCTGGCCGTCGCTACGGGGGTGCGGACCGAATTCGCATCGATCGCCGAGGCATTGGAGCGACGGATACCTGAGACCGAGTTTGCCCGCGGCATCAGGATGTTCGGATATTTGATGACCGAGATCATGCTTGTGATCGTCATCCTGGTGTTCTTCGCCAACGTGATGCTCAGCCGGCCCTTCATCGAATCGCTGTTGTTTTCATTGGCGCTGGCTGTTGGTCTGACGCCGGAACTGCTTCCGGCGATCATCAGCGTGACCCTGGCCCGGGGCGCCCGGACGATGGCCGCCGGCGGTGTCATTGTGCGCCGTCTCGACGCGATCGAGAATCTCGGCAGCATGGACCTGCTGTGCACCGACAAGACCGGGACGCTGACTGAGGGCGTCATTCACCTCGATGGATGGTTCGACATCGAGGGCAATTCGTCGACCGACGTCCTGCTTTTCGCCCGGCTCAACGCGACTTTGCAGACGGGCCTGAAGAATCCACTCGACGAGGCGATTGCGAGCGCACCACAAGAGGATTTGTTCGGGTTCATCAAGATCGATGAGATCCCCTACGATTTTGTGCGCAAGCGCCTGTCGATCGCCGTGCAGGACAGCAAGCGCGAACAAATCCTTATCACCAAGGGAGCCGTGCAGAACGTTCTCGATGCTTGCGGCTTCGTGCAGGGTTCGCATAGCTTGACGCCCCTCGGCGCGACCGAACGCGAGGCGATCGACGAACGATTCAGAAGCTGGAGCGCGCAAGGCTATCGTGTTCTCGGCCTGGCGACACGGCGATTTCAAGGCAAGGCGGGCTTCAGCCGTGACGACGAGACCGAAATGGCGTTCGCGGGATTCCTGCTGTTTCTCGATCCGCCAAAGGAAGGGGTGCGGGAGACGCTGTCGGCGCTTGCCGACCGAGGCATCGGCGTGAAGGTCATCTCCGGAGACAACCGCTACGTCGCCGCTCATCTGGCCGAAGCGGTGGGCCTGCGGGCCGACCGGATCATGACCGGCGAGGATCTGTCGAAGCTGACGAAGAACGGGCTTCTCGCTGGCGTCCGCAACACCGATCTCTTCGTCGAGATCGATCCGAACCAGAAAGAACGTATCGTCGAGGCGTTGCGCCGGAACGGCCACGTGGTCGGCTATCTAGGCGATGGTATCAACGACGCGCCGGCGCTTCATGAGGCAGACATCGGCATTTCAGTCGATACCGCCGTCGATGTGGCGCGCGAGGCCGCGGACATCATCTTGCTCAAGCGCGACCTGGGCGTGCTGGTGAGGGGCGTCGACGATGGCCGCAAGACCTTCGCCAACACGATGAAGTATATTTCCATCACGACGAGCGCCAATTTCGGCAACATGATCAGCATGGCCGCCGCCTCGCTTTACCTGCCGTTTCTGCCGCTGCTGGCCAAGCAGATCCTGCTGAACAATTTCCTGTCCGACATTCCATCGCTGGCGATCGCCGGCGACAATGTCGACGTTGAACAACTGCGCAGACCGCGGCACTGGGACATCCATTTCGTCAGACGTTTCATGGTCAGTTTCGGACTGGTGAGCTCCGCGTTCGACTTCGCGACCTTCGCCTTCCTGCTGCTGGCAGCCCATGCCGAAGCAGCCACGTTTCAGACGGCCTGGTTCATCGAATCTGTGCTGACCCAACTTGCCATCCTGTTCATCGTGCGCACCCGTATGAGGCCATGGAACAGCCGTCCCAGCCGCGTGCTTGCGGGCCTCGCCCTCTGTGTCGGCGTTATCGCTATTGCCATTCCTTACGCCCCCTTCGCCAATTGGTTCGGATTTGGACCCTTGGCAGGATCGGTGCTGACCGGGCTCGTTGCGATCACGGCGCTGTATGTGATTGTCTCCGAGATTACCAAGGGCCTGCTTT
- a CDS encoding universal stress protein, producing MSYKTIVVNLAADAEPGPIVKLAAEMAHRFNAHLIGFAAADVPPLVSTGEGLVYEGEVMQVKRQEIEKRLAELRDSFEKFVPHSISSQWRQYICGPTRALGLVARSADLIVTADGGEDVFRALDIGSLVLGAGRPVLVLGGNAEHLVGKTVLVAWKDSREARRALSDALPLLAKAKEVVVATMEAGSGTDVQDSLADVAVFLEQHDIKARTEMVAGAADGEGLVAFARAVHADLIVSGAYGHSRLREWAFGGITRSLIGEKSISRLFSN from the coding sequence ATGTCCTACAAAACGATTGTCGTCAACTTGGCCGCCGACGCGGAGCCTGGGCCAATCGTGAAGCTCGCGGCGGAAATGGCGCATCGCTTCAATGCTCACCTCATCGGTTTCGCTGCCGCGGACGTCCCGCCCTTGGTGTCCACCGGTGAAGGCCTGGTCTATGAAGGCGAGGTCATGCAGGTCAAACGCCAGGAGATCGAGAAGCGTCTTGCCGAACTGCGCGACAGCTTCGAGAAGTTCGTTCCCCACTCCATCAGCAGCCAATGGAGACAATATATTTGCGGTCCGACCCGTGCTCTGGGGCTGGTGGCCCGTTCCGCTGATCTCATCGTGACCGCCGATGGCGGCGAGGATGTCTTCCGCGCGCTCGACATAGGAAGCCTGGTGCTGGGGGCCGGCCGACCCGTCCTGGTCCTGGGGGGCAACGCCGAACACCTGGTTGGGAAAACCGTTCTGGTCGCTTGGAAGGACAGCCGGGAAGCAAGACGAGCCTTGTCGGATGCCTTGCCGCTCCTCGCCAAAGCCAAGGAGGTCGTCGTCGCCACAATGGAAGCCGGTTCGGGAACGGATGTTCAAGACAGCCTCGCCGACGTCGCGGTGTTTTTGGAGCAGCATGATATCAAGGCGCGGACGGAAATGGTCGCCGGCGCCGCCGACGGCGAGGGGCTCGTTGCGTTTGCTCGCGCGGTCCACGCCGATCTGATCGTTTCCGGGGCTTACGGCCACAGCCGGCTCAGGGAATGGGCCTTTGGCGGCATCACGCGATCGCTGATTGGTGAGAAATCCATCAGCCGCCTGTTTTCGAATTGA
- a CDS encoding PAS domain S-box protein: MFEQAPGFMTLLREPGHVFELANAAYKQMVGQRNVIGRSMREAFPDLEGQGFFELLDRVYETGEPYVGRSVKVVYRNAETGGAEERILDFVYQPIRAKDGRITAIFVQGTDVSELSFANAALQLREDHLRSILATVPDAMVVIDESANIQSFSTAAETLFGYKAGEVIGQNVKILMPSPYREEHDTYMQRYLTTGERRIIGLGRTVTGMRKDGSTFPMELSVGEMHPGTGRFFTGFCRDLTERHRTEARMQEQQQELLHMARFTALGEMASTLAHEINQPLTAITNYLKGSRRLLEKSNDQNAALLRDAVEKAAEQALRAGDVIRRLRDFVARGESERQVERLPSLIEDASSLALVGAREADVRVTYELDPAAELVLTDRIQIEQVLLNLMRNAVEAMQGAPRRELHIVTAARQDGMAEVGVVDTGPGLAPEVSAQLFQPFVTTKKQGMGVGLSICRTIVESHGGHIWAEAVPGGGTAFRFTLRAVGKEEVTRGQ, encoded by the coding sequence ATGTTCGAGCAGGCACCGGGTTTCATGACCTTGCTAAGAGAGCCCGGGCATGTGTTCGAGCTCGCAAATGCCGCCTATAAGCAAATGGTCGGCCAGCGAAACGTCATCGGCAGATCGATGCGCGAGGCCTTTCCCGATCTCGAAGGCCAAGGCTTCTTCGAATTGCTGGATCGCGTCTACGAGACGGGCGAACCCTATGTGGGCCGAAGCGTCAAGGTCGTGTACCGCAACGCAGAGACGGGCGGTGCGGAAGAACGCATCCTAGATTTCGTCTATCAGCCCATTAGAGCGAAGGATGGCCGAATCACGGCTATATTCGTCCAAGGGACGGATGTCAGCGAGCTGTCCTTCGCTAACGCCGCGCTGCAGCTGCGCGAGGATCACCTGCGTTCGATCCTGGCGACAGTTCCCGATGCGATGGTCGTCATCGACGAGAGCGCGAACATCCAGTCCTTCAGCACGGCAGCCGAGACATTGTTTGGCTACAAGGCTGGCGAGGTCATTGGCCAAAACGTCAAGATCCTGATGCCCTCACCATATCGAGAAGAGCACGACACCTACATGCAGCGTTACCTGACGACCGGAGAACGCCGCATCATAGGACTCGGCCGTACGGTAACCGGTATGCGCAAGGACGGATCGACTTTTCCGATGGAGCTCAGTGTCGGCGAAATGCATCCGGGAACAGGCCGCTTCTTCACTGGCTTCTGCCGCGACCTGACGGAACGCCACAGAACCGAAGCCAGGATGCAGGAGCAGCAGCAGGAATTGCTGCATATGGCGCGCTTCACCGCGCTTGGCGAAATGGCCTCGACACTGGCCCATGAGATAAACCAGCCGCTGACGGCTATTACGAACTACCTGAAGGGCAGCCGGCGCCTCTTGGAAAAGAGCAATGATCAGAATGCGGCCCTGCTTAGGGACGCGGTCGAAAAAGCGGCGGAGCAAGCCTTGCGCGCCGGCGACGTTATTCGTCGTCTCAGGGATTTTGTCGCGCGCGGCGAGAGCGAGCGCCAGGTCGAACGCCTTCCGTCCTTGATCGAAGACGCCTCCTCGCTTGCACTGGTGGGCGCCCGGGAAGCGGATGTGCGCGTCACCTACGAGCTCGACCCGGCCGCCGAACTCGTTTTGACCGATCGTATCCAGATTGAACAGGTGTTGCTGAATCTGATGAGAAACGCGGTGGAGGCCATGCAGGGCGCGCCGCGCCGCGAGTTGCACATCGTCACGGCGGCCCGCCAAGATGGCATGGCTGAAGTTGGCGTCGTCGACACCGGTCCGGGCCTGGCGCCGGAGGTATCAGCCCAACTCTTCCAGCCCTTCGTGACCACCAAGAAACAAGGAATGGGCGTGGGGCTGTCCATTTGTCGCACTATCGTGGAGTCTCACGGTGGGCATATCTGGGCTGAGGCGGTTCCCGGCGGAGGTACCGCGTTCCGGTTCACGTTGCGCGCCGTCGGAAAGGAAGAGGTTACCCGTGGCCAGTGA
- the fixJ gene encoding response regulator FixJ, which translates to MASDVVHVVDDDVDVRRSLGFLLATADFAVRLHESATAFLASAPKEIEGCVVTDVRMPGIDGIEFLRQLRARGHAVPVIVMTGHADVALAVQAMKEGAADFIEKPFDDEVLIEAIRSAVHNRSQAVVTHPQAADIRANLSKLSERERQVLDGLVSGLPNKTIAYDLGISPRTVEIHRANVMSKMGAGSLSHLVRMALIADLKG; encoded by the coding sequence GTGGCCAGTGATGTCGTGCATGTGGTCGACGACGATGTCGATGTGCGCAGGTCGCTGGGTTTCCTGCTTGCGACAGCCGACTTTGCCGTGCGCCTCCACGAATCCGCTACTGCATTTCTGGCGTCAGCGCCGAAGGAAATTGAGGGTTGCGTCGTCACCGATGTGCGGATGCCAGGCATAGACGGCATCGAGTTCCTAAGGCAACTGAGAGCACGCGGGCATGCCGTTCCGGTTATCGTGATGACAGGCCATGCGGACGTTGCCCTAGCGGTCCAGGCGATGAAGGAGGGAGCTGCCGACTTCATCGAGAAACCGTTCGACGACGAGGTCCTGATCGAGGCCATCCGATCGGCCGTGCACAATCGCAGTCAAGCTGTTGTCACACATCCGCAAGCAGCGGACATCCGCGCAAATCTGTCCAAGCTCTCGGAGCGCGAGCGCCAGGTACTCGACGGTCTTGTCTCCGGATTGCCGAACAAAACGATCGCCTATGACCTCGGCATCAGTCCGCGCACCGTGGAAATCCATCGCGCGAACGTGATGAGCAAGATGGGCGCCGGGAGCCTGTCGCACCTGGTGCGCATGGCTTTGATTGCCGACCTGAAAGGCTAA
- a CDS encoding SDR family NAD(P)-dependent oxidoreductase — MDFKGKTAIVTGAGSGIGATIALDLASRGAHVVVADVDRSSAVDTVTRIASTLGSALAFEVDVADATSVKKMVDFAVQKFGGLHLAVNNAGIGGPSETTADYPLEDWHKIIDVNLNGVFHGLKYEIAAMLETGEGGAIVNMSSILGSVGWPKACAYVASKHALIGLTKVAAMEFAERNIRVNAVGPAFINTPLLTKNLEPEVIESLAELHPIGRLGTPAEVSALTCFLLSSQASFITGSYHLVDGGYTAR, encoded by the coding sequence ATGGATTTCAAAGGCAAAACGGCGATCGTCACCGGAGCTGGATCCGGAATCGGCGCAACGATTGCCCTCGATTTGGCCAGCCGTGGAGCGCATGTCGTCGTCGCGGATGTCGACCGTTCTTCAGCGGTCGATACCGTTACGCGGATCGCATCTACGCTCGGAAGCGCGCTCGCTTTCGAAGTTGATGTCGCGGACGCCACCTCGGTAAAAAAGATGGTCGACTTCGCCGTACAGAAGTTCGGCGGGTTGCATCTTGCGGTCAACAATGCCGGCATCGGCGGACCAAGCGAAACCACAGCCGATTATCCGCTGGAGGACTGGCACAAGATCATCGATGTCAATCTCAACGGTGTCTTCCATGGCCTGAAATACGAGATTGCCGCCATGCTCGAGACGGGAGAGGGCGGGGCCATCGTCAACATGTCGTCGATCCTGGGTTCGGTCGGATGGCCGAAGGCTTGTGCGTACGTGGCGTCCAAACATGCGCTGATAGGCTTGACGAAGGTTGCGGCGATGGAATTCGCCGAGCGGAACATCCGGGTCAATGCCGTCGGTCCTGCGTTCATCAACACGCCGCTGTTGACCAAGAATCTGGAGCCCGAGGTGATCGAAAGCCTTGCAGAACTGCACCCCATTGGCCGGCTGGGCACACCCGCCGAAGTTTCCGCGCTTACCTGCTTTTTGCTTTCAAGCCAGGCGAGCTTCATAACCGGCAGCTACCACCTGGTTGACGGCGGATACACCGCAAGATGA